Proteins from one Anastrepha obliqua isolate idAnaObli1 chromosome 2, idAnaObli1_1.0, whole genome shotgun sequence genomic window:
- the LOC129237928 gene encoding HEAT repeat-containing protein 6 isoform X2 — protein MFFENPIGAGRQTRPLKIKFSQQYSQNTPDDLAADEPKAYKIGGKSAKQKRCRLTRTRGIVNALESAFKNEKSLEDNSMLISKNYFDVNQYDVHQTDISAKIRITSISLFGDVTRSMERRYLYSYWQSIFPCDIADSINGRNDILVVCQTDENMQCRCAALHVCTDLFLNSRDLFNQAEFKVTTTAFVPFSQMLGLTIMLAYKTLITIIEKESSIPVIMQALKCSAALVQVTPFVKFECDLVYNFVNTAKKLASHTDFRIQISALTVLEYLLMEPEISIGLLEALGIPKGRLKTSKKYRKNINNETVMKDFGVESVYNTREIQENEGTSIEPFWLISKVFSNLGINRSQHGARCRKIKTCNPLRIKCLNLLSAMATHFELFLRHQLEELAIALEDALNEDQFEFRLTGSKCLDACVYQMSEFLKNTVKVENIETCKHFWTRMVPVIMHKISKEKESTIKIVLCESLSNIGMLVFENLTQSIRLTLLSFLTSVSSDPVEDEIIRATVVRALSVFVTFPSMRIDLVFIENTAELILRLAKSRNIAVRIKIFWAMGNVTDALVENNMEISNEPISDEILWSLIRNSTYACIDNDKVRCNAVRSLGNLLRLLSEKHFCNLSDRTVINCSINKLIESIRSSGSSKVKWNSCYAVGNMLQNENIFLSTYTYKDLNWQSSLYSTLCHIIQSHTNYKVKINATTAIIHITKRKYFGEHYGIIWSTIIRAIEQSYNLQNFYEYNHRDQFQEKLCVVMCHIINLATFDDFPLLSRMLLQRAEVVKQTWIKVTTRMIPGKATPLLSSCSHLDELLRNRSILNLEQINAIKFVRDCIPFCY, from the coding sequence atgttttttgaaaaccCAATTGGAGCAGGGAGGCAGACCAGACCTCTGAAAATAAAATTCTCGCAACAGTACTCTCAAAACACACCGGATGATTTAGCCGCAGACGAGCCAAAGGCGTATAAGATTGGAGGAAAATCTGCAAAACAGAAAAGATGTCGATTAACAAGAACCAGGGGAATTGTTAATGCTTTAGAATCTgcttttaaaaacgaaaaatcttTAGAGGATAATTCCAtgcttatttcaaaaaattacttcgatgTAAATCAATATGATGTCCATCAAACTGATATCAGCGCTAAAATACGTATTACATCAATATCGCTGTTTGGCGATGTAACTAGATCTATGGAACGACGATATCTTTATTCATATTGGCAATCCATTTTCCCGTGCGATATAGCCGATAGTATAAATGGTCGGAATGATATCCTTGTCGTATGCCAAACTGACGAAAATATGCAATGTCGCTGTGCAGCTCTTCATGTTTGTACTGATCTGTTTTTAAACTCCAGGGATTTATTCAACCAAGCAGAATTCAAAGTTACAACTACGGCATTCGTTCCATTTTCTCAAATGCTTGGTTTAACTATTATGTTAGCTTATAAAACGCTTATTACAATTATTGAAAAAGAGAGCTCAATACCTGTTATAATGCAAGCATTAAAATGTTCAGCGGCCTTAGTTCAAGTAACTCCATTTGTTAAATTTGAATGTGActtagtttataattttgtgaatACGGCTAAAAAGCTTGCCTCTCACACCGATTTCCGTATTCAAATTTCAGCGTTAACAGTGTTGGAATATTTGTTAATGGAACCAGAAATTTCTATTGGATTACTTGAAGCTTTAGGTATACCTAAGGGGCGTCTGAAAACATCCAAGAAGtatcggaaaaatattaacaacGAAACAGTTATGAAGGACTTTGGTGTCGAAAGTGTATACAACACTCGTGAGATACAAGAAAATGAAGGGACGAGTATCGAACCATTTTGGTTAATTTCAAAAGTGTTTTCCAATTTAGGGATAAACCGTTCACAGCACGGCGCAAggtgtcgaaaaataaaaacatgtaaccCTTTACGAATTAAATGCCTAAATTTATTGTCGGCAATGGCTAcacattttgaattatttttaagacATCAATTAGAGGAATTAGCAATTGCTTTGGAGGATGCTTTAAATGAGgatcaatttgaatttcggtTGACCGGTTCGAAATGCCTAGATGCATGTGTATATCAAATGAGtgagtttttaaaaaacactgttaaagttgaaaatattgaaacatGTAAACACTTCTGGACTCGTATGGTGCCCGTCATAATGCATAaaataagcaaagaaaaagAATCAACTATTAAAATAGTATTGTGTGAATCATTAAGTAACATTGGCAtgcttgtttttgaaaatttaacacAGTCCATCCGATTGACTTTGCTAAGCTTTTTAACTAGTGTTAGCAGTGACCCTGtagaggatgagataattcgtgCCACAGTTGTGCGCGCACTATCTGTTTTCGTGACTTTTCCGTCAATGCGTATTGATCTTGTTTTTATCGAAAATACTGCAGAACTGATTTTGCGATTAGCAAAAAGTAGAAATATTGCCGtacgcattaaaattttttgggctATGGGGAACGTTACCGACGCCTTGGTGGAAAATAATATGGAAATATCAAATGAACCTATTTCGGATGAAATTTTGTGGAGCTTGATTAGAAACTCTACGTATGCGTGCATTGATAATGATAAGGTTCGCTGCAACGCAGTCAGATCTCTTGGGAATTTATTGCGCCTGCTTtcggaaaaacatttttgtaatttgtcgGATAGAACTGTGATTAATTGTTCTATAAATAAGCTAATTGAGAGTATACGCAGTTCAGGATCTTCAAAAGTCAAATGGAATTCATGCTATGCAGTCGGAAACATGttacaaaatgaaaatatattcttaTCTACGTATACTTATAAAGATTTAAACTGGCAATCATCACTTTATTCTACACTTTGTCATATTATTCAAAGCCACACAAAttataaagttaaaattaatgCAACAACTGCTATAATTCATATTACTAAGCGAAAATATTTCGGAGAGCACTATGGAATAATATGGAGCACAATAATAAGAGCTATAGAACAATCGTACAAtctgcaaaatttttatgagtACAACCACAGAGATCAGTTTCAAGAAAAATTGTGCGTAGTAATGTGTCACATAATAAATTTAGCTACGTTTGATGATTTTCCTCTGCTTTCCCGTATGCTCTTACAAAGAGCAGAAGTGGTAAAACAAACGTGGATAAAAGTGACCACACGCATGATTCCTGGAAAAGCTACTCCTTTACTGTCTTCCTGTTCACATTTGGATGAATTACTAAGAAATCGTTCAATATTGAATCTAGAGCAAATAAACGCTATTAAGTTTGTAAGAGATTGCATACCTTTTTGCTACTAA
- the LOC129237928 gene encoding HEAT repeat-containing protein 6 isoform X1 produces the protein MVTLKAVLEFMISMHNLSNFKACKVPQIILYSLILIKKLLSLCHDDINLFITDLLEISLGYMFFENPIGAGRQTRPLKIKFSQQYSQNTPDDLAADEPKAYKIGGKSAKQKRCRLTRTRGIVNALESAFKNEKSLEDNSMLISKNYFDVNQYDVHQTDISAKIRITSISLFGDVTRSMERRYLYSYWQSIFPCDIADSINGRNDILVVCQTDENMQCRCAALHVCTDLFLNSRDLFNQAEFKVTTTAFVPFSQMLGLTIMLAYKTLITIIEKESSIPVIMQALKCSAALVQVTPFVKFECDLVYNFVNTAKKLASHTDFRIQISALTVLEYLLMEPEISIGLLEALGIPKGRLKTSKKYRKNINNETVMKDFGVESVYNTREIQENEGTSIEPFWLISKVFSNLGINRSQHGARCRKIKTCNPLRIKCLNLLSAMATHFELFLRHQLEELAIALEDALNEDQFEFRLTGSKCLDACVYQMSEFLKNTVKVENIETCKHFWTRMVPVIMHKISKEKESTIKIVLCESLSNIGMLVFENLTQSIRLTLLSFLTSVSSDPVEDEIIRATVVRALSVFVTFPSMRIDLVFIENTAELILRLAKSRNIAVRIKIFWAMGNVTDALVENNMEISNEPISDEILWSLIRNSTYACIDNDKVRCNAVRSLGNLLRLLSEKHFCNLSDRTVINCSINKLIESIRSSGSSKVKWNSCYAVGNMLQNENIFLSTYTYKDLNWQSSLYSTLCHIIQSHTNYKVKINATTAIIHITKRKYFGEHYGIIWSTIIRAIEQSYNLQNFYEYNHRDQFQEKLCVVMCHIINLATFDDFPLLSRMLLQRAEVVKQTWIKVTTRMIPGKATPLLSSCSHLDELLRNRSILNLEQINAIKFVRDCIPFCY, from the coding sequence ATGGTGACTCTTAAAGCAGTTTTGGAGTTTATGATCAGTATGCacaatttatcaaattttaaagCTTGTAAAGTCCCTCAAATAATActttattctttaattttgaTAAAGAAATTGCTTTCCTTGTGCCATGATGATATAAACCTCTTCATTACGGATCTATTGGAAATATCTCTGGGatatatgttttttgaaaaccCAATTGGAGCAGGGAGGCAGACCAGACCTCTGAAAATAAAATTCTCGCAACAGTACTCTCAAAACACACCGGATGATTTAGCCGCAGACGAGCCAAAGGCGTATAAGATTGGAGGAAAATCTGCAAAACAGAAAAGATGTCGATTAACAAGAACCAGGGGAATTGTTAATGCTTTAGAATCTgcttttaaaaacgaaaaatcttTAGAGGATAATTCCAtgcttatttcaaaaaattacttcgatgTAAATCAATATGATGTCCATCAAACTGATATCAGCGCTAAAATACGTATTACATCAATATCGCTGTTTGGCGATGTAACTAGATCTATGGAACGACGATATCTTTATTCATATTGGCAATCCATTTTCCCGTGCGATATAGCCGATAGTATAAATGGTCGGAATGATATCCTTGTCGTATGCCAAACTGACGAAAATATGCAATGTCGCTGTGCAGCTCTTCATGTTTGTACTGATCTGTTTTTAAACTCCAGGGATTTATTCAACCAAGCAGAATTCAAAGTTACAACTACGGCATTCGTTCCATTTTCTCAAATGCTTGGTTTAACTATTATGTTAGCTTATAAAACGCTTATTACAATTATTGAAAAAGAGAGCTCAATACCTGTTATAATGCAAGCATTAAAATGTTCAGCGGCCTTAGTTCAAGTAACTCCATTTGTTAAATTTGAATGTGActtagtttataattttgtgaatACGGCTAAAAAGCTTGCCTCTCACACCGATTTCCGTATTCAAATTTCAGCGTTAACAGTGTTGGAATATTTGTTAATGGAACCAGAAATTTCTATTGGATTACTTGAAGCTTTAGGTATACCTAAGGGGCGTCTGAAAACATCCAAGAAGtatcggaaaaatattaacaacGAAACAGTTATGAAGGACTTTGGTGTCGAAAGTGTATACAACACTCGTGAGATACAAGAAAATGAAGGGACGAGTATCGAACCATTTTGGTTAATTTCAAAAGTGTTTTCCAATTTAGGGATAAACCGTTCACAGCACGGCGCAAggtgtcgaaaaataaaaacatgtaaccCTTTACGAATTAAATGCCTAAATTTATTGTCGGCAATGGCTAcacattttgaattatttttaagacATCAATTAGAGGAATTAGCAATTGCTTTGGAGGATGCTTTAAATGAGgatcaatttgaatttcggtTGACCGGTTCGAAATGCCTAGATGCATGTGTATATCAAATGAGtgagtttttaaaaaacactgttaaagttgaaaatattgaaacatGTAAACACTTCTGGACTCGTATGGTGCCCGTCATAATGCATAaaataagcaaagaaaaagAATCAACTATTAAAATAGTATTGTGTGAATCATTAAGTAACATTGGCAtgcttgtttttgaaaatttaacacAGTCCATCCGATTGACTTTGCTAAGCTTTTTAACTAGTGTTAGCAGTGACCCTGtagaggatgagataattcgtgCCACAGTTGTGCGCGCACTATCTGTTTTCGTGACTTTTCCGTCAATGCGTATTGATCTTGTTTTTATCGAAAATACTGCAGAACTGATTTTGCGATTAGCAAAAAGTAGAAATATTGCCGtacgcattaaaattttttgggctATGGGGAACGTTACCGACGCCTTGGTGGAAAATAATATGGAAATATCAAATGAACCTATTTCGGATGAAATTTTGTGGAGCTTGATTAGAAACTCTACGTATGCGTGCATTGATAATGATAAGGTTCGCTGCAACGCAGTCAGATCTCTTGGGAATTTATTGCGCCTGCTTtcggaaaaacatttttgtaatttgtcgGATAGAACTGTGATTAATTGTTCTATAAATAAGCTAATTGAGAGTATACGCAGTTCAGGATCTTCAAAAGTCAAATGGAATTCATGCTATGCAGTCGGAAACATGttacaaaatgaaaatatattcttaTCTACGTATACTTATAAAGATTTAAACTGGCAATCATCACTTTATTCTACACTTTGTCATATTATTCAAAGCCACACAAAttataaagttaaaattaatgCAACAACTGCTATAATTCATATTACTAAGCGAAAATATTTCGGAGAGCACTATGGAATAATATGGAGCACAATAATAAGAGCTATAGAACAATCGTACAAtctgcaaaatttttatgagtACAACCACAGAGATCAGTTTCAAGAAAAATTGTGCGTAGTAATGTGTCACATAATAAATTTAGCTACGTTTGATGATTTTCCTCTGCTTTCCCGTATGCTCTTACAAAGAGCAGAAGTGGTAAAACAAACGTGGATAAAAGTGACCACACGCATGATTCCTGGAAAAGCTACTCCTTTACTGTCTTCCTGTTCACATTTGGATGAATTACTAAGAAATCGTTCAATATTGAATCTAGAGCAAATAAACGCTATTAAGTTTGTAAGAGATTGCATACCTTTTTGCTACTAA
- the LOC129237791 gene encoding survival motor neuron protein — translation MELTAKSFGKSLPTDVWDEKILIKSYNECVKVTNEDIAKNIARNTNIKIMGDFNEAVGISVGDYVRAIYENDGCDYEAKIISVNKASGTCVVKYIGYDNEQTVNLKDLVPTWGKKARRLQFEQAINSTNNYHSDKRPDIGHSKENSFIKVPPPPPVPPMLTQNVSGSEHLSAMLMSWYMSGYYTGIYEGIQIRNSKRNSKT, via the coding sequence ATGGAGCTCACTGCTAAAAGTTTTGGGAAGTCACTTCCAACTGATGTCTGGGATGAAAAGATTTTGATCAAATCTTATAACGAATGCGTAAAAGTTACGAACGAAgatatagcaaaaaatattgctagaaatactaatataaaaataatgggCGATTTCAATGAAGCTGTCGGTATTAGCGTCGGTGACTATGTACGAGCCATATATGAAAATGATGGTTGTGACTATGAAGCGAAAATAATTTCGGTGAACAAAGCAAGTGGAACCTGTGTAGTAAAATACATTGGATACGACAATGAGCAAACGGTCAATTTGAAGGATCTCGTTCCTACTTGGGGGAAGAAGGCACGCCGTTTGCAGTTTGAACAAGCTATTAACAGTACAAATAACTATCACAGTGATAAAAGGCCAGATATAGGTCACTCTaaagaaaatagttttattaaagtTCCCCCACCTCCACCAGTACCCCCAATGTTAACTCAAAATGTAAGCGGTTCAGAACATTTGTCTGCAATGTTAATGTCATGGTATATGAGTGGTTATTATACGGGTATATATGAAGGAATACAAATTAGAAATTCAAAGAGGAATTCTAAAACTTga
- the LOC129237928 gene encoding uncharacterized protein LOC129237928 isoform X4: protein MHATKMEYEKILTDLKVLKNFTDNSEILIERSLNIFDLMSTIEISDEIVEECIGQLLRIQLSFCDYRDDERVKRFLKWLCDVYSINSAVEVYALRAITKVVKSIEK, encoded by the exons ATGCATGCAACAAAAATGGAATACGAAAAAATTTTGACTGATTTGAAAGTGCTGAAGAATTTTACCGAcaattctgaaattttgattGAAAGAAGTCTTAATATCTTTGATTTGATGAGTACAATTGAAATTTCTGATGAAATAGTAGAAGAATGCATTGGTCAACTGCTCAGAATTCAGCTTTCGTTTTGCGATTATAGAGATGACGAACGGGTAAAGCGTTTTTTAAAATGGCTTTGTGATGTTTATTCAATAAATAGCGCTGTCGAGGTATATGCATTAAGAGCAATAACAAAAGTTGTCAAG TCGATTGAAAAATGA
- the LOC129237928 gene encoding uncharacterized protein LOC129237928 isoform X3, whose product MHATKMEYEKILTDLKVLKNFTDNSEILIERSLNIFDLMSTIEISDEIVEECIGQLLRIQLSFCDYRDDERVKRFLKWLCDVYSINSAVEVYALRAITKVVKVFPKYKMMVFNELFHPQSLLYSRLKNDNAGKKCDDYVLSILECIDLIFNDTDDINRSDWQMVTLKAVLEFMIKIAFLVP is encoded by the exons ATGCATGCAACAAAAATGGAATACGAAAAAATTTTGACTGATTTGAAAGTGCTGAAGAATTTTACCGAcaattctgaaattttgattGAAAGAAGTCTTAATATCTTTGATTTGATGAGTACAATTGAAATTTCTGATGAAATAGTAGAAGAATGCATTGGTCAACTGCTCAGAATTCAGCTTTCGTTTTGCGATTATAGAGATGACGAACGGGTAAAGCGTTTTTTAAAATGGCTTTGTGATGTTTATTCAATAAATAGCGCTGTCGAGGTATATGCATTAAGAGCAATAACAAAAGTTGTCAAGGTATTCCCAAAATATAAGATGATGGTTTTCAATGAACTATTTCATCCACAATCTTTATTGTACAGTCGATTGAAAAATGATAATGCGGGCAAGAAATGTGATGATTATGTTCTATCTATTTTGGAATGTATAGATTTGATCTTTAATGATACAGATGACATAAACCGCTCAGATTGGCAAATGGTGACTCTTAAAGCAGTTTTGGAGTTTATGATCA AAATTGCTTTCCTTGTGCCATGA